In Pectobacterium aroidearum, the following are encoded in one genomic region:
- a CDS encoding sulfite exporter TauE/SafE family protein: MLHLVPPDISPLFAGILIFCSFLTSALTAALGLGGGVTLLAIMGLGMPVSSLLPVHGIVQLGSNLSRSLIQRLYIVWPLALWFFIGSVIGIALGAPVVVWIPDSVAKIALASFILWSVFRKRTAPKPVNRLFFILGGALTSLGTMIVGATGPMVAGLISSQGVTKKPLIATHALCMVLQHGLKILAFGMMGFAYHDWLPMLAAMIVSGVLGTWLGTRLLDNLPEKLFRTTFRLTMLVLSAQLMWQGIQSLLAR, from the coding sequence ATGCTACACCTTGTTCCGCCCGACATTTCCCCGCTCTTTGCCGGTATCCTGATTTTTTGCAGTTTTTTGACGTCGGCGTTAACGGCCGCGCTGGGGCTGGGCGGTGGCGTCACATTGCTTGCGATCATGGGTCTCGGGATGCCAGTCAGCAGCCTGCTGCCGGTACACGGCATCGTCCAGCTAGGCTCCAACCTCAGCCGCAGCCTGATCCAGCGTTTGTATATCGTCTGGCCATTGGCGCTGTGGTTTTTTATCGGCAGCGTCATCGGCATCGCACTGGGCGCGCCCGTCGTCGTTTGGATCCCAGACAGCGTGGCAAAAATTGCGCTGGCCAGTTTCATTCTGTGGTCGGTTTTCCGTAAACGCACCGCGCCAAAACCGGTTAATCGATTGTTCTTCATTCTCGGTGGTGCGCTCACCAGCCTCGGCACCATGATTGTCGGCGCAACGGGTCCAATGGTCGCCGGGCTTATCAGCTCTCAAGGGGTCACCAAGAAGCCGCTTATCGCCACGCACGCGCTCTGCATGGTGTTACAACACGGCCTGAAGATACTGGCATTCGGGATGATGGGGTTTGCCTATCACGATTGGCTGCCGATGCTGGCTGCGATGATTGTCAGCGGCGTATTAGGCACCTGGCTGGGCACACGCCTGCTGGATAATCTGCCTGAAAAACTCTTCCGCACCACGTTTCGCCTCACCATGTTAGTGCTCAGCGCCCAGCTCATGTGGCAAGGCATACAAAGCCTGCTCGCCCGCTAA
- a CDS encoding amino acid ABC transporter permease, with translation MKSPHPTLPSASAPSWLGTPSYARRLLNAFDSKSLRAWIYQCLLGLLIVAFSYWLYANVVENLRSQNIATGFGFLDHTAQFEIGEKLIAFTPRDSYLRALGVGLLNTLYITLCGIVLATLLGFSVGIARVSRNWLLARLAGGYIEMMRNIPVILQVIFWSVVIRNLPSPRDAIELGNLGFLTNRGLSFAVPAAHHGWLWTGIALLAAVLISLILNRVARYVRESRGRSLPTGRLTLAALIGLPLLVWWLSGAPAELDRPILRGFNFRGGFTVSPEFTALLLGIALYSSAFIAEIVRAGIQSIPKGQLEAARALSFSPWHMMRHIIIPQAMRVIVPPLTSQYVSLSKNSSIAVVVGYPELANISNTLMNQTGQALEVIAIMMVVYLTVSIVTSLLMNLFNRVVAIKER, from the coding sequence ATGAAATCACCACACCCAACGCTGCCGTCAGCCTCTGCACCGTCGTGGCTGGGAACGCCATCTTATGCGCGCCGTCTGTTGAATGCGTTTGACAGCAAGTCGCTGCGCGCCTGGATTTATCAGTGCCTGCTCGGCCTCCTGATTGTCGCTTTCAGCTACTGGCTCTATGCCAACGTGGTCGAAAACCTGCGCTCGCAAAATATCGCAACAGGATTTGGCTTTCTTGACCACACCGCGCAGTTTGAGATCGGTGAAAAGCTCATCGCCTTTACCCCACGCGACAGTTACCTGCGCGCACTGGGCGTCGGGTTACTGAATACCCTGTACATCACGCTGTGCGGCATCGTGCTCGCCACGCTGCTGGGCTTCTCCGTCGGCATCGCCCGCGTCTCTCGTAACTGGTTGCTGGCGCGGCTCGCCGGAGGATACATCGAGATGATGCGCAATATTCCGGTGATCTTGCAGGTGATTTTCTGGTCAGTGGTGATCCGCAACTTGCCCTCACCGCGGGATGCTATCGAACTGGGTAATCTGGGATTCCTGACCAATCGCGGGCTGTCTTTTGCCGTTCCCGCCGCACACCACGGCTGGCTGTGGACGGGAATCGCCCTGCTCGCCGCCGTACTGATTAGCCTGATCCTGAACCGCGTAGCGCGCTATGTTCGGGAAAGTCGCGGGCGCTCTCTGCCGACAGGTCGTTTGACGCTGGCAGCCCTTATCGGGCTACCGCTATTGGTCTGGTGGCTTTCCGGCGCACCAGCAGAGCTCGATCGCCCGATCTTGCGCGGCTTTAACTTTCGCGGCGGCTTTACCGTCAGCCCTGAATTTACAGCGCTGCTGCTCGGCATTGCGCTCTATTCCTCCGCGTTTATCGCAGAAATCGTGCGGGCGGGGATTCAGTCTATCCCCAAAGGTCAGTTGGAAGCGGCACGAGCACTGTCTTTTTCGCCGTGGCACATGATGCGCCACATCATTATCCCACAGGCCATGCGCGTCATCGTTCCACCGCTGACCAGCCAGTATGTCAGCCTGTCAAAAAACAGCTCGATCGCAGTCGTGGTCGGTTACCCGGAACTGGCAAACATCAGCAATACGCTGATGAACCAGACCGGTCAGGCGCTCGAAGTGATAGCCATCATGATGGTGGTTTATCTGACGGTCAGCATCGTGACATCGCTGCTGATGAACCTGTTTAACCGCGTCGTCGCTATCAAAGAGCGCTGA
- a CDS encoding amino acid ABC transporter substrate-binding protein: MLRKLLSLTTATALTLGGLLLPVAHANAADAGNGETLKKIKARGELVCGVHPARHGFSAIDSKGQWTGLDVDYCRALAAAVFGDANKVRFAALSTAQRFPAIQSGEVDVLSRNITADLSRDTSLGLNFAPPTFYTGTGFMVRTSANVKKVEDLDGATVCITPGSSTERNVAQIFASRNLHYTPVVIENNKEYVAAYLSGRCDVIARDKVALPGVRTFDAEKPSDHVILPGIYSKEPLAMAVRQGDDQWYDIVKWVVYATFNAEEMEIGQQNVDSKLKSTDPDIQALLGVTGDYGQKLGLSNQWAYNVIKQVGNYGDIYNRHFGPDTPAPLERDLNNLWTKGGLLYGLPIR; this comes from the coding sequence ATGCTGAGAAAACTACTCTCGTTGACGACCGCCACAGCGCTGACTTTAGGGGGGCTTCTGCTGCCCGTCGCACACGCTAATGCCGCTGATGCAGGAAATGGCGAAACGCTCAAAAAAATCAAAGCACGCGGTGAACTGGTGTGCGGCGTGCACCCAGCGCGCCACGGCTTTTCCGCGATTGATAGCAAAGGACAGTGGACCGGGCTGGACGTCGATTATTGCCGCGCATTAGCGGCCGCTGTGTTTGGCGATGCGAATAAAGTACGCTTTGCCGCCCTTTCCACCGCCCAGCGCTTCCCCGCGATTCAGTCTGGTGAAGTGGACGTGCTGTCACGCAATATCACCGCTGATTTGTCTCGCGATACGTCGCTGGGGCTGAACTTCGCGCCGCCGACCTTCTATACCGGTACGGGCTTCATGGTGCGCACCAGCGCCAATGTGAAGAAAGTCGAAGATCTGGACGGCGCGACCGTCTGTATCACACCGGGCAGCAGCACCGAACGTAACGTCGCGCAGATTTTTGCCTCACGCAACCTGCATTACACCCCGGTGGTTATCGAGAACAATAAAGAGTATGTCGCGGCCTACCTGTCTGGACGCTGCGACGTCATTGCCCGCGATAAAGTCGCCCTGCCCGGCGTGCGCACCTTTGATGCGGAAAAGCCGTCCGACCATGTGATTCTGCCGGGGATTTACTCAAAAGAGCCGCTGGCGATGGCGGTTCGTCAGGGTGACGACCAGTGGTACGACATTGTGAAATGGGTGGTTTACGCCACATTCAACGCGGAAGAGATGGAAATCGGTCAACAGAACGTGGACAGCAAGCTCAAGTCGACAGACCCGGATATACAGGCGCTGCTTGGGGTCACTGGCGATTACGGTCAGAAACTGGGATTGAGTAACCAGTGGGCTTACAACGTGATTAAGCAGGTCGGGAATTACGGCGATATTTATAACCGCCACTTCGGGCCAGATACCCCAGCACCGCTGGAGCGCGACCTGAATAATCTCTGGACGAAAGGCGGTTTGCTCTACGGTCTGCCCATTCGTTAA
- a CDS encoding amino acid ABC transporter permease — MLFPVLSLSAVPSQLRTPLLWLRRHLFSSVPQTVLTLLLAVLMWNVGNKLLHWGILDAVWYTADPDICRAAAGACWAVIVEKHRPILFGLYPYDEHWRLVLAMGIWFLALGLSLMPRFWHSRILLPLWLVAVVSIAILMSGGVFGLSDVPSSEWGGLPLTILLFSGTVVIGMPVSVLLALGRRSPLPFLRGLSVIFIEGLRGVPLITILFVAVNVFPLFLPAGMEINKLLRIIIGIALFFACYQAEVIRGGLQSVPRGQYEAAMALNLGYWHTTTKIVLPQALRICLPAMTNHIIAAMKNTSFVIIIGLFDILTATSSVMQDPLWRRYYIETYLFISAIYLLFGFLLSRYALWVEKRIDASRNPETYHG; from the coding sequence ATGCTATTTCCGGTCCTGTCACTCTCTGCCGTTCCCAGCCAACTGCGTACGCCGCTGCTGTGGCTGCGCCGCCATCTATTCAGCAGCGTGCCGCAAACGGTGCTTACACTGTTACTCGCGGTGCTAATGTGGAACGTCGGCAATAAACTGCTGCACTGGGGCATTCTCGATGCCGTGTGGTACACCGCTGACCCGGACATCTGTCGTGCAGCCGCTGGCGCCTGCTGGGCGGTGATCGTGGAAAAACATCGCCCTATTCTGTTTGGTCTTTATCCTTACGATGAACACTGGCGTCTGGTGCTGGCGATGGGAATCTGGTTTTTGGCACTTGGCCTGTCGCTGATGCCACGCTTCTGGCACTCACGCATCCTCTTACCGCTGTGGCTCGTCGCGGTAGTCAGCATTGCCATCCTGATGTCCGGCGGCGTGTTTGGCTTATCTGACGTGCCTTCCAGCGAATGGGGCGGACTGCCGCTGACGATTCTGCTGTTTAGCGGCACCGTCGTCATCGGTATGCCGGTTTCAGTTCTGCTGGCGCTGGGGCGTCGCTCACCGCTGCCTTTTCTACGCGGTCTGTCGGTTATTTTTATCGAAGGTTTGCGCGGCGTACCGCTCATCACGATCCTGTTCGTCGCCGTTAACGTCTTCCCGCTGTTTCTGCCCGCCGGAATGGAAATCAACAAGCTGCTGCGCATCATCATTGGTATCGCGCTGTTTTTCGCCTGCTATCAGGCTGAGGTGATTCGCGGCGGTTTGCAGTCCGTACCACGCGGGCAATACGAAGCGGCGATGGCGCTCAATCTCGGTTATTGGCACACGACGACTAAAATCGTCCTGCCGCAGGCGCTGCGTATCTGCCTGCCTGCCATGACCAACCATATTATCGCCGCCATGAAGAACACCTCGTTCGTCATCATTATCGGGCTGTTCGATATTCTCACCGCCACCAGTTCAGTGATGCAAGACCCGCTATGGCGGCGCTATTACATTGAAACGTACCTTTTCATCTCGGCTATCTATCTGCTGTTTGGCTTCTTGCTCTCACGCTACGCGCTGTGGGTAGAAAAGCGCATCGATGCCAGCCGTAACCCAGAAACGTATCACGGTTAA
- a CDS encoding amino acid ABC transporter ATP-binding protein, with translation MTNHVMTDSNVIIEIDAVSKWYGAFQALNNVTLNVQKGERVVICGPSGSGKSTLIRCINRLEEHHDGHIRVNGIEVNDNIKNINRVRSGIGMLFQQFNLFPHLSVLDNLTIGPTLVKQRKKQEAIDLAMHYLEKVHIANQAHKFPLQLSGGQQQRVAIARALCMQPEIMLFDEPTSALDPEMIKEVLDVMLDLAESGMTMIVVTHEMGFAKTVADKVILMADGSIVESAPPQDFFNTPSHPRTRQFLDQILSH, from the coding sequence ATGACAAATCACGTAATGACAGACAGCAACGTCATCATTGAGATCGACGCCGTCAGCAAATGGTACGGCGCGTTTCAGGCACTGAACAACGTGACGTTGAACGTGCAGAAAGGCGAGCGCGTGGTGATTTGCGGCCCTTCCGGCTCCGGCAAATCCACGCTCATCCGCTGCATTAACCGACTGGAAGAGCACCACGACGGGCACATCCGCGTGAATGGCATTGAGGTCAATGACAACATCAAGAACATCAACCGCGTACGCTCCGGCATCGGTATGCTGTTCCAGCAGTTCAATTTGTTTCCTCACCTGAGCGTGCTGGATAACCTGACGATCGGCCCGACGCTGGTTAAACAGCGTAAAAAGCAGGAAGCCATCGATTTAGCGATGCACTATCTGGAAAAAGTACATATCGCCAATCAGGCGCATAAGTTCCCGCTACAGCTCTCTGGCGGCCAGCAGCAGCGCGTAGCCATTGCCCGGGCGCTGTGCATGCAGCCGGAAATAATGTTGTTTGACGAACCCACTTCTGCACTGGATCCAGAGATGATTAAAGAGGTGTTGGATGTGATGCTCGATTTGGCGGAATCCGGAATGACGATGATCGTCGTTACCCATGAGATGGGCTTTGCCAAAACGGTTGCAGACAAAGTGATTCTGATGGCTGACGGCAGCATCGTTGAATCCGCTCCACCGCAGGACTTCTTCAACACGCCTTCACATCCGAGAACGCGTCAGTTTCTGGATCAGATTTTAAGTCATTAA
- a CDS encoding M20 peptidase aminoacylase family protein: MKTAPQHEPLAQFIQAFRHDLHRNPELSNQEFETTKKIRAVLEKEGIRILDLPLKTGLVAEVGGLQDGPLVVVRSDIDALPIEEESGVEFTSLNKGVMHACGHDFHSSAALGAAILLKKIEPELKGTVRILFQAAEETGLGAPEVIAVGALDNAVAIFGIHNDPTLPVGVIGGKDGALTAGVDRFEIKIAAKGCHAAKPHEGNDPIIILGQLISAVQTIISRTVSSDNNAVVSITQVHSGSTWNVIPDTAYVEGTVRTFNQDARDLIEQRFRQIVSGIASTFGAEIEFLWHAGPPSVINTPEWVEFALNVASDEGFEARRVEASPIGEDFAFYQQKLPGTFMMVGSGGPYALHHPKFRVDDRALFPTAHYLYQMAKQSLEQLSSR; encoded by the coding sequence ATGAAAACCGCACCCCAGCATGAGCCCCTGGCTCAGTTTATTCAGGCATTTCGCCACGATTTACACCGCAATCCTGAGCTGTCGAATCAGGAGTTTGAGACGACGAAGAAAATTCGTGCGGTATTAGAAAAAGAGGGGATTCGCATCCTCGATCTGCCGTTGAAAACCGGTCTGGTCGCGGAAGTCGGCGGTCTACAGGATGGCCCACTGGTCGTGGTCCGTTCGGACATCGACGCCCTGCCGATTGAAGAAGAGTCTGGCGTAGAATTTACGTCGCTCAATAAAGGGGTGATGCACGCCTGCGGTCATGATTTTCACTCTTCCGCTGCGCTGGGCGCGGCGATTCTGCTGAAGAAAATCGAGCCAGAACTGAAAGGCACGGTACGCATTTTATTTCAGGCGGCTGAAGAAACGGGGCTGGGCGCGCCGGAAGTTATCGCCGTTGGTGCGTTGGACAATGCGGTAGCGATTTTCGGTATCCACAACGATCCAACGCTGCCTGTTGGCGTCATCGGTGGGAAAGACGGCGCGTTGACGGCGGGCGTTGACCGTTTTGAGATCAAGATTGCGGCGAAAGGTTGTCACGCGGCGAAACCGCATGAAGGCAACGATCCGATTATCATTCTGGGTCAGCTGATTTCTGCCGTACAGACCATCATCAGCCGCACGGTGTCGTCTGACAACAACGCGGTGGTGTCGATTACTCAGGTTCATAGCGGCAGCACGTGGAACGTTATCCCTGATACCGCCTACGTTGAAGGTACGGTGAGAACGTTCAATCAGGACGCGCGTGATTTGATTGAACAGCGTTTCCGTCAGATTGTTTCAGGTATCGCCAGTACTTTTGGTGCGGAAATTGAGTTCCTGTGGCACGCAGGGCCGCCATCGGTGATCAACACGCCAGAGTGGGTTGAATTTGCGCTGAACGTGGCAAGTGACGAAGGGTTTGAAGCACGCCGTGTAGAAGCCAGCCCGATTGGTGAAGATTTCGCGTTCTATCAGCAGAAACTGCCGGGTACGTTCATGATGGTCGGCTCCGGTGGACCGTATGCGCTGCACCACCCGAAATTCCGCGTTGACGATCGCGCACTGTTCCCGACCGCGCACTATCTGTATCAGATGGCAAAGCAGAGTCTGGAACAGCTCTCCTCTCGCTAA